Proteins encoded within one genomic window of Dyadobacter chenhuakuii:
- a CDS encoding Uma2 family endonuclease, translating into MSKSIGHMIASSNPQRVLPKTISAKNIPDVLIHEIIDGIPLYRKGYRDVLAKTKTVEDIMGSSSLQAFLITYLTIWIGKQIDEHKYHILTNEAGLHLDRKNNLAGDLLIFDSIKLTIDKINKNYASVPPLISIEVDIDIALEDLTDHSYINLKTRKLLDFGAEKVIWFLTESKKVMVATHDGGWQSFDWNCDVEILDGITCNVGQYLKDKGSDFA; encoded by the coding sequence ATGAGCAAATCAATAGGACATATGATAGCTTCTTCCAATCCGCAGAGGGTTTTACCAAAGACGATCTCTGCGAAAAATATACCTGACGTTCTGATCCATGAAATAATTGACGGCATACCCTTGTATCGCAAAGGTTACCGCGACGTACTGGCCAAAACGAAAACGGTTGAAGACATTATGGGTTCGAGTTCTTTGCAGGCTTTCCTGATCACGTATTTGACAATTTGGATTGGCAAGCAAATCGATGAGCATAAATATCATATTCTGACAAACGAAGCAGGGTTGCATCTCGATCGAAAGAATAATTTGGCAGGAGATTTGTTAATTTTTGACAGCATTAAACTGACCATTGATAAGATCAATAAAAACTACGCGAGTGTTCCACCGCTTATATCAATTGAAGTGGACATTGACATTGCGCTGGAAGACTTAACTGATCACAGCTACATCAATCTGAAAACCAGAAAATTATTGGATTTTGGCGCGGAAAAAGTCATTTGGTTTCTGACAGAGTCAAAAAAGGTCATGGTTGCAACGCACGATGGTGGATGGCAGTCGTTTGACTGGAATTGTGATGTGGAGATACTAGACGGGATTACTTGCAATGTTGGTCAATATCTCAAAGACAAAGGCTCCGATTTTGCATGA
- the pyk gene encoding pyruvate kinase has protein sequence MSSKKTRIVATVGPASETKETLYALAKAGVNVFRLNFSHGSHADHLQRLNTIREINEEHGLNLAILQDLQGPKIRIGMVAEKDGVLIEAGNKLILSNTEVLGTAEKVSTPYDGMYNDVKIGDRILMDDGKLEVLVTGMDGTDVVTEVIYGGYLKSKKGVNLPNTKVSMPSVTAKDYEDLDFGLENNVEWVALSFVRTASELIKVKEYIASKGKTARLVAKIEKPEAILNIDEIIEATDAIMVARGDLGVELPAEEVPMIQKMIVDKCNKAGKPVIVATQMLESMIDSPRATRAELNDVANSVLDGADAVMLSAETASGKYPLLAVESMTRTIERVESSTNSIYFKHHAAVSESTSINKLNDYVVMSACRLARDTQAKAIIGITRSGYTSFRLSHHRPKAGLLIFTSNKVLMNQLALYWGTKVYYYDRDQDASTDDLIEDIKQFLVEKGELQKGDVFINTLSIPVSRQRKTNTVKLSVVE, from the coding sequence ATGTCTTCCAAAAAAACCAGAATTGTTGCTACCGTAGGTCCAGCCTCCGAAACAAAAGAAACATTGTATGCATTGGCAAAAGCCGGGGTAAACGTTTTTCGCCTTAACTTCTCTCACGGCTCTCACGCTGATCACCTCCAAAGATTAAACACCATTCGGGAAATCAACGAAGAGCATGGTTTAAACCTCGCTATTCTGCAAGATTTGCAGGGACCAAAGATCCGTATCGGCATGGTTGCCGAAAAAGATGGCGTTCTGATCGAAGCAGGTAATAAATTGATACTTTCCAACACAGAAGTGTTGGGAACTGCTGAAAAAGTTAGCACGCCATACGACGGCATGTATAATGATGTTAAGATCGGCGACCGCATCCTGATGGACGACGGTAAACTGGAAGTGCTGGTAACAGGAATGGATGGAACAGACGTGGTAACCGAAGTAATTTATGGTGGTTATCTGAAATCCAAAAAAGGTGTAAACCTGCCAAATACAAAGGTTTCAATGCCTTCTGTAACAGCAAAAGACTACGAAGATCTTGATTTTGGTCTTGAAAATAATGTGGAATGGGTGGCATTATCGTTCGTTCGCACAGCCTCAGAATTGATTAAAGTAAAAGAATATATTGCCAGCAAAGGCAAAACGGCGCGTTTGGTTGCGAAAATCGAGAAGCCGGAAGCTATCCTGAACATCGACGAGATCATCGAAGCCACAGACGCCATCATGGTTGCCCGCGGCGACTTGGGTGTTGAACTTCCCGCGGAAGAAGTGCCAATGATCCAGAAAATGATCGTTGACAAATGTAACAAGGCTGGAAAACCGGTTATCGTTGCTACGCAAATGCTTGAAAGCATGATTGATAGCCCTCGCGCAACACGTGCGGAGCTTAATGATGTTGCTAACTCTGTTCTGGATGGTGCTGACGCGGTAATGCTCAGCGCTGAAACTGCATCAGGAAAGTATCCGTTGCTGGCTGTTGAAAGTATGACGAGAACAATTGAAAGAGTTGAATCGTCTACAAACAGCATTTATTTCAAACACCACGCTGCTGTTAGCGAAAGCACAAGCATTAACAAATTGAATGATTACGTGGTAATGAGCGCTTGCCGTCTGGCACGCGACACGCAAGCGAAAGCGATCATTGGTATCACGCGTTCGGGATACACTTCTTTCCGTCTTTCGCATCACCGCCCAAAGGCTGGCTTGCTGATTTTCACTTCTAATAAAGTGTTAATGAATCAACTAGCATTGTATTGGGGAACAAAAGTATACTATTACGACCGCGACCAAGATGCTTCTACGGACGATCTGATTGAGGACATTAAGCAGTTTTTAGTTGAAAAAGGTGAATTGCAAAAAGGCGATGTTTTCATCAACACGCTTAGCATCCCGGTTTCAAGACAGCGCAAGACGAATACTGTGAAATTGAGCGTTGTAGAATAA
- a CDS encoding M56 family metallopeptidase produces the protein METLLYLAKVNLFWVLFYLTYRLLLRNHTFFIWNRIYLVGSLLIAFLLPLVSFPEAVVTSKPAIYAAASLPYIESPEPVSWLTTWSPILFALCAAGSLYLLSAFFRSIRDVFVMIRKDDVMDLNGVKLVLLPHNEVGSFSFFKWLVMNRRDYEENFEPILRHESVHIHQMHSLDIVFIELLKIVFWFNPVLWFYKRSLQEVHEYLADEHAPDRDGYARFLVAYAFNAPAAALTNHFFNGPLLKSRIKMIYKNRNGEWLRSKYLIVLPLICIVLVTTAARERVVESIEKLTPAVIGQMIVEHAKLDDLKAFDTPMEQPVAEIAAPKSKKSKVSKKAKVNFPTTSYTSQIPDTLPQTPAKAATFSNYRYAANIGPIAKMDSFTKVGGTISIRGYNGPGSNALIIVDGVKQEQRGSMGHHHIKPEQIESINVLKNQSAIDIYGNEGKDGVIIINTKK, from the coding sequence ATGGAAACACTGCTGTACCTCGCAAAGGTCAATTTGTTTTGGGTGCTTTTTTACCTCACTTACAGACTGTTATTGCGCAACCATACCTTCTTCATCTGGAACCGGATTTACCTGGTTGGCTCGCTGCTCATCGCATTTCTGTTGCCGCTGGTAAGCTTTCCTGAGGCAGTTGTTACTTCAAAACCTGCGATATATGCGGCTGCAAGCCTTCCTTACATAGAGTCGCCCGAGCCGGTTTCCTGGCTTACTACATGGAGCCCTATCTTGTTCGCTTTGTGTGCGGCGGGTTCATTGTATCTGCTTTCCGCCTTTTTCAGGTCAATCCGGGATGTTTTTGTGATGATCAGAAAGGATGATGTAATGGATTTAAATGGTGTGAAACTGGTGCTGCTTCCGCATAATGAGGTTGGTTCATTTTCATTTTTCAAATGGCTGGTTATGAACCGGAGAGATTATGAAGAGAACTTTGAACCGATCCTGAGACACGAATCTGTCCACATTCATCAGATGCATAGTTTGGACATTGTTTTCATTGAGCTTTTGAAAATTGTATTTTGGTTCAATCCCGTGCTTTGGTTTTACAAGCGCTCTTTGCAGGAAGTTCACGAATATCTGGCCGATGAGCATGCCCCGGACCGGGATGGATATGCGCGGTTTCTGGTTGCTTACGCTTTCAATGCACCTGCTGCGGCTTTAACTAATCATTTTTTCAATGGTCCGTTATTAAAAAGCCGGATTAAGATGATCTATAAAAATCGGAATGGAGAATGGCTGCGAAGTAAATATCTCATCGTGCTGCCGCTGATCTGCATCGTGCTCGTAACAACGGCAGCACGGGAAAGAGTTGTAGAGTCCATTGAAAAACTGACGCCAGCTGTAATTGGTCAGATGATTGTTGAGCATGCTAAACTGGATGACCTCAAAGCATTTGACACGCCAATGGAACAGCCCGTAGCTGAAATAGCAGCGCCAAAATCGAAGAAAAGTAAGGTTTCGAAAAAGGCCAAGGTAAATTTCCCCACGACTTCTTATACATCTCAAATCCCAGATACGCTTCCGCAAACACCTGCAAAAGCAGCAACATTCTCGAATTATCGTTACGCAGCCAACATTGGGCCGATCGCAAAAATGGACTCGTTTACAAAAGTCGGTGGGACGATAAGCATCAGAGGTTACAATGGTCCGGGAAGTAATGCATTGATCATTGTTGACGGTGTTAAGCAGGAGCAGCGTGGGTCGATGGGGCATCACCACATTAAGCCCGAACAGATCGAGTCTATCAATGTGCTTAAAAATCAAAGTGCGATTGATATTTATGGAAACGAAGGAAAAGATGGCGTTATCATTATCAATACAAAAAAGTAA
- a CDS encoding aminotransferase class IV family protein — protein sequence MSRKLCFETICCENRALKNLAYHEARLNRTRHELWGYSDYWNLSELLIIPDHVDHTLHKCRVSYSQEIEVVKWEPYAYRNIRKIRRVYHDAIDYRYKYEDREELNTLFAQRNDADEILIIKNGLVTDSLYGNVAFYNGITWVTPNSPLLPGTQRAFLLESGVIKEERISEDDLANFNKIRLFNAMIGWENAVELGIDCID from the coding sequence ATGTCCCGCAAGTTATGTTTTGAAACGATCTGCTGTGAGAATCGCGCATTGAAAAACCTTGCTTACCACGAAGCCCGGCTCAACAGAACGCGCCACGAACTTTGGGGTTATTCCGATTACTGGAACTTGTCCGAACTCCTCATTATCCCCGACCATGTTGACCATACGCTGCACAAATGCCGCGTTTCATACAGCCAGGAAATAGAAGTCGTCAAATGGGAGCCATACGCATATAGGAACATCCGCAAAATCCGGCGCGTATATCACGACGCCATCGATTACCGTTACAAATACGAAGACCGCGAAGAACTTAACACCCTTTTCGCCCAACGAAATGACGCCGACGAAATCCTGATCATCAAAAACGGCCTGGTAACCGATTCCCTTTACGGCAATGTTGCTTTTTACAATGGAATTACCTGGGTTACCCCCAATTCACCGCTGTTACCAGGCACGCAACGAGCGTTTCTACTGGAATCGGGGGTTATTAAAGAGGAGAGGATTAGCGAAGATGATCTTGCCAATTTTAATAAAATAAGGTTGTTCAATGCAATGATTGGCTGGGAAAATGCAGTGGAGTTGGGGATTGATTGCATTGATTAG
- a CDS encoding aminodeoxychorismate synthase component I yields the protein MEDQARDFAERLNEWGKSKTPFLFLVDYRIEKPLAWTLDDNALTNIRFDLNGFSNVGKDEKQTALSDFAFHKKPISFTDYVVKFDRVVSNLKAGNSFLVNLSVPTNITTDLTLEEIFIHSEAPYRFLYKNEFVCFSPEIFVRINGNRIASFPMKGTIDASVPNAAHVILSDAKEAAEHATIVDLIRNDLSMVADKVWVEKYRYIDHIQTNDKTLLQVSSEIAGILPDDFDGKFGDLLVQMLPAGSITGAPKPSTLKIIEEAENYDRGYYTGVMGYFDGENFESAVMIRFIENQDGKLVFKSGGGITAQSNAEKEYQELIDKVYLPFAHVPQVMF from the coding sequence TTGGAAGACCAGGCAAGGGACTTTGCGGAAAGGCTGAACGAGTGGGGAAAATCAAAAACTCCCTTCCTTTTTCTTGTAGATTACCGCATCGAAAAGCCGCTAGCCTGGACATTGGACGACAATGCATTGACCAACATCCGCTTCGATCTGAATGGTTTTAGTAATGTCGGCAAAGATGAAAAGCAAACTGCCCTTTCCGACTTTGCATTTCATAAAAAGCCCATTTCTTTTACCGATTATGTTGTCAAATTTGATCGGGTGGTTTCTAATTTAAAGGCCGGCAATTCGTTTTTGGTCAATCTTTCGGTTCCAACAAACATTACTACGGACCTTACTTTGGAAGAGATCTTTATTCATAGTGAGGCGCCTTACCGGTTTTTGTATAAAAATGAATTCGTCTGCTTTTCTCCCGAAATTTTTGTCCGGATCAACGGCAACCGGATAGCATCATTTCCGATGAAAGGCACCATTGACGCATCGGTTCCGAATGCAGCGCATGTCATTTTATCCGATGCCAAAGAAGCCGCCGAACACGCCACCATCGTCGATCTGATCCGCAATGACCTGAGTATGGTTGCAGACAAAGTTTGGGTCGAAAAATACCGCTATATCGACCACATTCAGACAAATGATAAGACATTATTGCAGGTAAGCTCGGAAATCGCGGGGATTCTGCCTGATGATTTCGATGGGAAATTTGGTGATTTATTGGTTCAAATGCTTCCCGCCGGCTCCATCACCGGAGCGCCGAAACCAAGCACATTAAAGATCATTGAGGAAGCAGAAAATTATGACCGCGGTTATTATACGGGGGTTATGGGATATTTTGACGGAGAAAATTTTGAGAGTGCGGTCATGATCCGGTTTATCGAAAATCAGGATGGAAAACTGGTTTTCAAAAGCGGTGGCGGGATCACCGCGCAAAGCAATGCAGAAAAAGAGTATCAGGAATTAATCGACAAAGTTTACCTCCCCTTCGCCCATGTCCCGCAAGTTATGTTTTGA
- the priA gene encoding replication restart helicase PriA translates to MASLFEEETTFFADLILPVPIPSLFTYRVPREMSGMIKVGARVIVQFGQKRVTTAVVAHIHSNPPSKYQAKYILELLDDEPIVTKRQLELFNWVSEYYLCNIGDVLNIALPAGLKITSQSRIQINPEFAHDDLLTDQERIVVDEIKKHQTLSYEEVERLLQRSNITAIIKSLVGKRAVILFEEVKERYKPKVVRKIRLNAAYTSNDALSKLAGSLDKTPKQQEILLKYLSYIPVYNNPDLNQKGLDKSIFSQDDNVSDASLNTLIKKGIFEQFEIFISRFDDIPASNAVITLTETQKIASQQIHELFTEKEVVLLHGITGSGKTEVYIELIKQVLESGLQVLFLLPEIALTTQIVVRLRKVFGDTMGIYHSKFSDNERVEVWKGILDGKFQFVVGVRSAVFLPFDNLGLIIVDEEHETSYKQHDPAPRYNARDVAVIMSYMHKGKTLLGSATPSLESYYHAQTGRYGFVEMKQRFGNAALPTFELIDTKKEKKSKKMKNEFSSVLIDHLKLNLQNKEQTILFQNRRGYSPYLQCEICNWIPECANCDVSLTYHMKAGEVRCHYCGHKEEVPRTCPQCGSTQVKTMGYGTEKIEDEIHSMFPEARVQRMDLDTTRAKNAYQQIISEFEEGGIDILVGTQMVSKGLDFDNVSIVGIFDADRMIHFPEFRASERAFQMLTQVSGRAGRRAEKPGKVLIQTSNPGQKLLEKIINNDYEGMYADEIEEREKFHYPPFTRLIKVTVKHVDEATSSKAAKILADKLTANLGASRVLGPQPPLVERVRNQFLFDILIKLEREKINFKAAKSFIQEKVIDILTDKTLKSIQVVIDVDCL, encoded by the coding sequence ATGGCCTCCCTTTTTGAGGAAGAAACTACTTTTTTTGCCGATCTGATATTGCCGGTTCCGATCCCTTCTTTGTTTACTTACAGGGTTCCCAGGGAAATGAGCGGGATGATTAAGGTGGGGGCGCGGGTGATTGTGCAGTTTGGACAAAAAAGGGTAACTACGGCGGTTGTCGCTCACATACATTCGAATCCGCCTTCCAAATACCAAGCGAAATACATTCTTGAACTGCTTGATGATGAACCTATTGTCACAAAGCGGCAGCTTGAATTGTTCAATTGGGTTTCGGAATATTATTTATGCAATATTGGAGATGTGCTTAACATTGCGCTTCCGGCGGGACTGAAAATCACAAGTCAGTCACGGATCCAGATCAATCCTGAATTCGCTCATGATGACCTGCTGACAGATCAGGAGCGGATTGTGGTTGATGAGATCAAAAAGCACCAAACCCTTTCCTATGAGGAGGTTGAGCGGCTTTTGCAGCGTTCCAACATAACGGCAATCATCAAATCGCTGGTCGGCAAACGTGCCGTTATCCTTTTTGAAGAGGTTAAAGAACGATATAAGCCGAAAGTTGTTCGAAAAATCAGATTAAATGCTGCTTACACGTCCAATGATGCACTTTCCAAATTGGCAGGCTCGCTGGATAAAACGCCGAAGCAGCAGGAAATTCTCCTAAAATATTTAAGTTACATTCCAGTTTATAACAATCCTGATCTAAATCAAAAAGGGCTTGACAAATCCATTTTTAGCCAGGATGACAATGTTTCCGATGCTTCGCTGAACACGTTAATTAAAAAGGGAATCTTCGAACAATTTGAAATTTTCATTTCCAGATTTGACGACATTCCAGCCAGCAATGCGGTCATTACATTGACGGAAACGCAAAAAATAGCCTCTCAACAAATCCACGAACTCTTTACAGAAAAGGAAGTTGTGCTATTGCACGGCATAACCGGCAGCGGCAAAACCGAAGTTTACATTGAACTGATCAAACAAGTCCTGGAAAGTGGCCTGCAAGTTCTGTTTTTGTTACCCGAAATTGCCCTGACTACACAAATCGTTGTCCGGCTGCGGAAGGTTTTTGGTGACACAATGGGCATTTATCATTCCAAGTTTTCTGATAATGAGCGTGTTGAAGTTTGGAAAGGCATTTTGGATGGAAAGTTTCAGTTTGTTGTCGGCGTTCGTTCTGCCGTTTTCCTTCCTTTTGATAATCTTGGTTTAATCATCGTTGACGAGGAACACGAAACTTCGTACAAGCAACATGATCCGGCGCCGCGCTACAATGCGCGTGATGTGGCTGTGATCATGTCCTATATGCATAAGGGCAAAACGCTGCTTGGATCCGCAACGCCTTCATTAGAAAGTTATTATCATGCGCAAACGGGCAGATATGGGTTTGTAGAAATGAAGCAGCGATTTGGAAATGCAGCGTTGCCGACCTTCGAATTAATTGATACAAAAAAGGAAAAGAAGTCGAAGAAGATGAAAAATGAGTTTTCATCTGTGCTGATTGATCATTTAAAATTAAATCTCCAAAATAAAGAACAGACCATTCTTTTCCAGAACCGCCGCGGTTACTCGCCATATCTGCAATGTGAAATCTGCAACTGGATTCCTGAATGTGCGAATTGTGACGTGAGCCTGACTTATCATATGAAAGCCGGCGAAGTGCGCTGCCATTACTGCGGTCATAAAGAAGAAGTCCCACGAACTTGCCCGCAATGCGGTTCAACGCAGGTAAAAACGATGGGTTACGGGACGGAAAAGATTGAAGATGAGATCCATTCGATGTTTCCGGAAGCCCGTGTGCAACGCATGGATCTGGATACGACAAGGGCAAAAAACGCTTATCAACAGATCATTTCGGAGTTTGAGGAAGGCGGAATCGACATTTTGGTCGGCACACAAATGGTGAGCAAAGGCCTTGATTTTGACAATGTTAGCATTGTAGGGATTTTTGATGCGGACCGGATGATCCATTTCCCTGAATTCCGTGCTTCGGAACGGGCGTTCCAAATGCTTACACAAGTCAGCGGCAGAGCGGGAAGGCGCGCCGAAAAGCCTGGAAAAGTGCTTATTCAAACGAGTAATCCTGGCCAAAAGCTGCTGGAAAAGATCATTAACAACGATTACGAAGGCATGTATGCGGATGAAATCGAGGAGCGTGAAAAATTCCACTATCCGCCTTTTACAAGGCTTATAAAAGTGACGGTTAAGCACGTCGACGAAGCCACTTCGAGCAAGGCTGCCAAGATCCTGGCAGACAAACTGACGGCCAACCTGGGAGCCAGCCGGGTTCTCGGACCGCAACCACCGCTGGTGGAAAGAGTAAGAAATCAGTTTTTGTTCGACATTCTCATTAAACTTGAACGAGAAAAGATTAATTTTAAGGCGGCAAAGTCATTTATACAAGAAAAGGTTATTGATATTTTAACCGATAAGACGCTCAAAAGCATCCAGGTCGTGATTGACGTGGATTGTTTATAA
- a CDS encoding BlaI/MecI/CopY family transcriptional regulator yields MEIRTLTRAEEEIMRILWQLKKAFVKDILAEMPEPKPAYNTVSTIIRILEKKEVVGYTAYGKTHEYFPLISEEEYKRHEMQQLMVNYFDNSLPNLVSFFVKDNDLKTKDLDEIMKLINDHKSEE; encoded by the coding sequence ATGGAAATACGCACATTAACGCGGGCCGAAGAAGAGATCATGCGGATCTTGTGGCAATTGAAAAAGGCTTTTGTAAAAGACATTTTGGCCGAAATGCCTGAACCCAAGCCTGCTTATAACACGGTTTCTACAATCATCCGGATTTTGGAGAAGAAGGAAGTTGTGGGTTACACGGCTTATGGCAAAACGCACGAGTATTTCCCGCTGATCAGCGAGGAAGAATACAAGCGCCATGAAATGCAGCAGCTGATGGTCAATTATTTTGACAACTCGCTTCCTAACCTCGTTTCCTTTTTCGTGAAGGATAATGATCTCAAAACCAAGGATCTGGATGAAATCATGAAGCTGATTAACGATCATAAAAGCGAAGAATAA
- a CDS encoding M56 family metallopeptidase translates to METLLYIGKVNLYWILLIACYLLMLRNHTFFKWNRYYLLGSLCLAFLLPLLIYPENAPVIPVVYQINTAAFTISANYEEAPVLSKTEVIWAVYAIGLIIAAFQFLKHIIQLRKFLKAGEIIKLDDCTVVLIDSNNTGSFSFLKWIVINRNDYEHHFDAILRHEMVHTQQMHSLDILFIEILKVLFWFNPFLLLYKRSMQEIHEFLADAQAPNRDHYARFLVAYALKAPITSLTNHFFKPSQIKNRIRMIYKNRTSKWMLSTYMLALTVIGSTALFVAGCEQTEQNEAELAFINSEKAANDALANEKVFTVVEEQPEFPGGQQAMFQFLGRKIKYPTAAAKNNVQGRVFLQFIVTTSGDVRDIKVLKGIGSGCDEEAARVLALFPKWKPGRQNGEPVNVKYHLPVNFQLEESDEKTSSSHKEAAKSAATVVHYGPLSR, encoded by the coding sequence ATGGAAACGCTATTGTACATTGGAAAGGTTAACCTGTATTGGATCTTGCTTATTGCGTGTTATCTGCTCATGCTGCGGAACCATACATTCTTTAAGTGGAACCGCTATTATCTGCTCGGATCATTGTGCCTGGCGTTTCTCCTTCCATTGCTGATCTACCCTGAAAATGCGCCCGTAATTCCGGTTGTATATCAGATTAATACCGCCGCTTTTACCATTTCAGCAAACTATGAAGAGGCGCCAGTATTGAGCAAAACGGAGGTAATCTGGGCTGTTTATGCCATTGGATTGATCATTGCCGCATTCCAGTTTTTAAAGCATATCATTCAGTTAAGGAAGTTTTTAAAAGCCGGTGAAATCATCAAGCTCGATGACTGCACCGTGGTTTTAATCGATTCTAATAACACTGGCTCATTCTCGTTTTTGAAATGGATTGTGATTAATCGCAATGATTACGAGCATCATTTCGATGCCATTTTGAGACATGAAATGGTCCATACACAGCAAATGCACAGTTTGGACATTCTGTTTATCGAGATTTTGAAAGTCCTGTTCTGGTTCAACCCATTCCTTTTGCTTTACAAGCGCTCCATGCAGGAGATCCACGAATTTCTTGCAGACGCCCAGGCGCCTAACCGCGATCATTATGCCCGTTTCCTGGTCGCATACGCATTAAAAGCGCCTATCACTTCTTTAACGAATCATTTTTTTAAACCATCGCAAATCAAAAATCGCATTCGTATGATTTACAAAAACAGAACTTCGAAATGGATGCTCAGCACCTATATGCTGGCCCTGACGGTTATAGGAAGCACGGCGTTATTTGTTGCAGGTTGTGAACAAACCGAGCAGAATGAAGCAGAATTGGCCTTTATAAATTCAGAAAAGGCAGCTAACGATGCACTTGCAAATGAAAAAGTCTTCACAGTCGTTGAAGAACAGCCCGAATTCCCAGGTGGGCAACAGGCAATGTTTCAGTTCCTTGGAAGAAAAATAAAATACCCGACTGCTGCTGCAAAGAACAATGTTCAGGGACGGGTCTTTTTACAATTTATCGTTACTACCAGCGGCGATGTTCGAGACATTAAGGTCTTAAAAGGCATTGGGTCAGGCTGTGACGAGGAAGCTGCAAGAGTGCTTGCACTATTTCCGAAATGGAAGCCAGGCCGACAAAACGGGGAACCGGTTAATGTAAAATACCATTTGCCGGTAAACTTCCAACTGGAAGAAAGCGACGAGAAAACGTCAAGCAGTCACAAAGAAGCGGCGAAATCCGCGGCGACGGTTGTGCATTATGGCCCTTTATCGCGTTAG
- a CDS encoding YpdA family putative bacillithiol disulfide reductase: MHIYDVIVIGGGPCGLAMGVELAKSGLDYLILEKGNLTESIRRYPRRMKFFSTAENIEIGGIPFAISEVKANRNEALQYYRKVAGYYHLNFKLFIDVDRAEKQPDGTFLTYANDGQVFQSKNVVLATGYFDVPRLLNVPGEDLPHVSHYYDEPFKYSFTNVVLVGGSNSSVEAALELYRHDAHVTIVHKEADFRTKVKYWLVPDVKNRVKEGKIHTRFNAVTKRIEQGRIEIENLETGETEWLPADFVFLLVGYLPDEHLLARCGVALDEVTKVPSYDKETFETNVPGLYLCGTVMAGIFTEKVFIENGRDHAAAIADHLSGREVRVVKELIDRI; the protein is encoded by the coding sequence ATGCATATATATGATGTAATCGTTATTGGCGGCGGGCCATGCGGGCTGGCAATGGGTGTGGAATTGGCGAAAAGCGGCCTGGATTATCTGATTCTGGAAAAAGGAAATCTTACGGAATCGATTCGCAGATATCCACGGCGCATGAAGTTCTTTTCAACCGCTGAAAACATTGAGATCGGCGGAATTCCTTTCGCTATTTCCGAAGTGAAGGCCAACCGGAACGAAGCATTACAATATTATAGAAAAGTTGCGGGCTATTACCATCTGAATTTTAAGCTCTTTATCGATGTGGACCGCGCGGAAAAGCAGCCAGACGGCACATTCCTGACTTATGCCAATGATGGTCAGGTGTTTCAGTCTAAAAATGTGGTTCTGGCCACAGGCTATTTTGATGTTCCCCGGCTATTGAATGTGCCCGGCGAAGACCTGCCGCATGTATCGCATTACTATGATGAGCCTTTCAAATATTCTTTCACCAATGTGGTGCTCGTCGGTGGGTCCAATTCATCGGTGGAAGCTGCTTTGGAGCTTTACAGGCACGATGCACATGTGACGATCGTGCATAAGGAGGCCGATTTCCGTACAAAAGTGAAATATTGGCTTGTGCCTGATGTGAAAAACCGGGTTAAGGAAGGCAAAATCCACACGCGTTTTAACGCTGTTACTAAGAGGATCGAGCAGGGTAGGATTGAAATTGAAAATCTTGAAACTGGCGAAACAGAATGGCTTCCTGCGGACTTTGTATTCTTGCTCGTAGGATATCTTCCCGATGAACATTTGCTCGCAAGATGTGGCGTAGCGCTGGATGAAGTCACCAAGGTTCCGTCTTATGACAAAGAAACCTTTGAAACGAATGTGCCCGGACTTTATCTCTGCGGAACAGTGATGGCGGGTATTTTTACAGAAAAAGTATTTATAGAAAATGGTCGTGATCATGCAGCCGCGATTGCAGATCATTTGTCCGGAAGGGAAGTCAGGGTGGTTAAAGAACTGATAGACAGGATCTGA